actcagaagaataaagtgaatggactaaagagttttgtgtaAGTAGATTTATTAGAGGATCCCTCAGATTAATCCACCGCTGATAGCATCTCTTCTGGAGCTCTGGGAGAAGGCTATCCCGGAGCTGGACACCAATAGGTTTTACTAAGCTCTCTTAAAATCTTCTCCaccaaagaaattagtccattacttttCAATTCAGCCTAAGgcagattcttaggacaagggcagaaagcagccacattctttgccaaaatatcacaagaatgttcTGTAGCTCAGTTACAAATATTGTTCTTCCCTGAAAGGTTTTGAGTTCGGCCTCcatagtccaaagtcccaaaatCTTCTACCAAAAACAGCATGGTCAGACCTATCACATAAATAGCCCAGTCTCTGGTactaacttctgtcttaattGCTTTTTTGTTGCTGTATCAAAATATTGAAATCAAGAcaacttattaaaaaaatattcaatttggcttacattttcagaggtttagattCCATGATGGCAAAACAAaggaacagctgagaactcacaccTTGATCTACAACCATGAGTTCACAATTGAGTCAATGTAATAATGTGGTTTTATAATGAATTGATACACTCAGACTTGAGACATCTGCATGATTCTGATATCTGTAGTAAGTGTTTCAGTCATACCAAACAACAATATCTTATAAAATACAAGCAATATTTTCATGCCTTGCTAATATCCCAGTTTACCTTTGGTTGCTGTGTTAATAcatggaccaaaagcaacttgggaggaaagggttatttcaaCTGACAGGCTACAGTTTCATCATGAGGGAAACctaggcaggaattcaaggcagcaACCTGAGGACATGaagtggaggccatggaggaatgctgtttactggcttttaccatggcttgctcagtttgctttcttatatagccctcgaccacctgcccagggttggtCCCATTCACAGTGGACTTGACCTTCCCAAattagtcattaatcaagaaaatgctccaaagACATACTTATAGTCCACTCTGATGGaaacaattcctcagttgaggtctGCTCTTCTCAGGTGGCTCTAGTTTATGTCACAATGATAAAAAGAAACTCAACAGCACAATTGATtctttgtcaacttaacacattGCCATTAAAGCATAACCTTTCCTTTGTGGTTTATCCCTAAGATCTCATGTTActatcataatataaaacatagtaTAATTTTAAACGCCTTGTAGTCTTTAAACAAATTCAAACAATTTAAAAGTCCAAGGTCTCCTTACAAATCtgaagtctcttaactgtaaaatcaataaaatccttcctattaaattcaaaataaattcatGCTTTCTTATGTCAAGAGGGAAGAATCAGGATACAATTACAATGAAACCAAAGTCCAGCAGTGTAAATATTCAGTGTCCAGTGTCTAGGATTTGCTCATGATCTTCTGGATTTGAAGGGCTATACAGCCCCATTCATCCTGCTATGGCATCTGGAAACATAAGCTTGTCCCACAGGCTCAGGCCTACTCCACTCTACATATGCTGCTGTCCTTGATGGTCATCCCATGGTGTTGGCATCTCCAATTCTGGAATCTCCAATATAAAACTAATCCAGCCCCTTCAGCAATGGACTTTGCTGGCTTTTTCAGGAACTACAATGATGCCACATATCACCAAGCCTCAGTTTTTCTACATGAGACTTGTAATCTGGGGATTTCAACTACAATTGAGGGTGCAtcttcaccaatagcctcttcACTATGGTCTCACATAGTGCCAAGAATCAACTGCTTTCTATGACCTCTTAAGTCCTGCAGTTTTCTGGGCAACAAAATCAGCACCACATGGGAGACTTTTACACATTAGCAAGTTTGGATGCCAGCTTGAGATGCAGCCTTGGCCCCATTTAGACTACAGATCCTGGAGGCTGATACTGAGGAAATAACTTTGCAGAAGATTTTAACTTGATACCTGTCTCTTACAAATCACAGCCCCAGCTAATGAGCATCAATTGACTCAATAACCAAAGATTTTACTTCAGTggttctggtctttttttttttttttttttttaagctgtttcTTCAGACCCAGCTCAACAGAAATCACAGATTCATAAATTAAATATACCACACAGACAGCCCTAAAAACAGTGGAAAAACAGAACTAACAACATTTAATCTGAAGACCTAATTCAAGTTGTTATactctttgcttttctctgaaaCTTTACAAGCTAGATTTCTATTGTCTGCACCTCTCTCGATGGTCCTATTTTCCAAGCTCCTTTAACATCCCAGTTAGCTGAGTACTTAATGGCCTTTCCAGCTGAAAGCTCCAACTGTTTCCATAATCCTACCATGGATTACGGAATCCTTTCCAGGAAGGTGGCCAGGTCCATCACAGGAATATCCCATGATCCTAATCTCTGTCCTAGTttactttctgtggctgtgataaaacactgaccaaaagcaacttggggaagaaagggttacaTCACCAAGGGATGTAAGCTCACGGGTTACATCAccaagggaagtcaaggcaagaacttaaGAAGGAATCTGGAGGTCGGACCTGAAGTACAGACCATAGTATAAACACTATTTACTGGCTTTTCCATGGCCTACTCTgaactttctcttccttccttccttccttccttccttccttccttccttccttccttccttccttccttcctccctccctccctccctccctcccttcctttcttccttactctctctgtttcttttcttaattattttttaggttcatttattttatatatttgcgtgttttgcctgcatgtatgatgtGCACCAgatgcattcctggtgcctgtggtaaTCAGAAAAACATGttagatgctctggaactggagttatgaatggttgggAGCcacatgtatgtgctgggaactgaacttggatcctctgcaagaacaaagtGATgataaccactgagtcatctctccagaccctcagcTTGcattcttatacaatccagggaCCACATTcttaggggtggcaccaccccctGGGAAAGaggccctccaacatcaatcattaatcaagaaaatactcccAAAACATGCCCACAGGCTGGCAGGCAATTCTCCAATataggttccttcttcccaggtatctctagtttgtgtcaagttaacataaactAACCAACATAGCCAAAACAATTCACAGGGTTTGTCTCCAATAACAtccatatatttctttatatgtaaGTGATTGGGTAAGGATTGTTACACTATTTACACAGTGATTTCTACTACAacaaattttctcttttcaagtttatatatttgaaaattatcttcCTATGTGTAGTGTCTGTGAATTCACTCAGAGTTAATGAAGATCTGGCTTCACTTAAAGGTAGCCACATTGTATTGGGAAGGGTTTCTCAACAATACTTCTGTTGATTGTGTTGTGAAGAATAAAGGATTTCTTGTGTTATTTGAATTTGTAGGATTTCTCTCATATGTGCATTTTTGATCATGtgtataaaatattattcaacaGTTGAGactcctttctttgcttttacaAGATCTCTCCAGTACTAAATTGATGGTGATGAAGAAGGGTTGAATTATTAGTAAATTCCTTGCAATTCTATCGTTTtgaattattcttattgtattgAGTTATAGGTAAACATTATTGAAGGCTTTGCAACAGTGTTTGCATTAAACTGGATTGTTTCTAGTATGACGTCTGTTGTGTCTAGTAAATCCTGAACAATTTTCAAGAGTGTTGCCATGTTGTTCACATTTGGAGGGCTGCTCTCCACTATGAAGTCTGCAATGATGTTTAAGGTTTGAAGAAGAGTTAAAGGCCTTACCACATTCTTCACATGTGTagggtttctccccagtgtgaatTTTCTCATGTTGAGTAAGGCCTGTAGTACAAGTGAAAGCTTTGCCACATTCTTTGCATTTGTAggctttctctccagtatgaactttTTGGTGTCGAGTTAGATTTTGACGGTTATTaaaggatttctcacattcattacatttgtagggtttttctCCACTATGAATTCGCTGGTGATTCATATAGGATGAATAAATGCTAAAGGTTTTTCCACATTCATCACACTTATATGGGTTCTCTCCAATATGAACTCTCTGATGGTAAATAAGACTGAATGAACAGTAAAATGCTTTGCCACATTCCTTGCATGTGTAGGGTTTCTCACCAATATGGATTCTCCTATGCTTACGCAGGTATGAAGCCAAAGTGAAGGCCTGGCCACATTCAtcacatttgtagggtttctctccagtatgtattcgTTGGTGTTGGTGAAGGCTGGAAGAACAGataaaggctttgccacactcttgacatttgtagggtttctctccagtatggatcCTCTGGTGTTTAGAAAGTATGCAGCGAACGTTAAAGGCCATGCCGCATTCTTcgcatttgtagggtttctctccagtgtgaattctctgGTGTTTAGAAAGTGTTGAGAGAACATTAAAAGTCTTTCCACATTCATCACATTTGtacggtttctctccagtatgaattctttgatgtttaGAGAGGGCTATGCGAATAGTAAAGGCCTTGCCGCACTCttcacattcatagggtttctctccagtatgaactcttCGGTGAACAACAAGGCCTGAACCACTAGTAAAAGCTTTGCCACAatcttcacacttgtagggtttctctccagtatggattctTTGATGCTTACGCAGATatgaagaacagagaaaagctttaccacatacttcacacttgtagggtttctctccagtatgaattctttggtGCTTTTTAAGGTTGAAAGAATAGTTAAAACCTTTATCACATTCTTTACATATGTAGGGTTTCCCTCCTGTATGAATACTCTGGTGTTTTATAAGCAGCGGTTTCCAATCAAAGGTTTtcccacattctttacatttataGGATTTTGATCCTGTTGAGTAAACGTTGAGGTATCACTAAAAGCATGTCACTACActttaaatgtaaaatgcttAGTTTTAATATGCATACTTTTCACTCATAGTTACACATTTAAATGTAATTAAGAATCACATAAAAAAGAGTAGGAATCATTCAAATCACACAAATGGGAAACTATAGGCATTCAAACACCTATAATCTTTCAACATGATTTGAAAAATGTGGTAAGTGAAAACCACCTCAACTACCACTGGATTGTGAATATGAAGCCgatgaagaaaaaacaaataatggaAAACTATTACACCTAAACAGCTGAGCCAGACATGACCTCTGTAATGAGGGCGTTATGCTAAAGGAAATACACCCACTCTATGAGGTCAGCTGACTGTGTTACTGGTCTTAAATAGAAACTCACAGTAGAAAAGCTTGTGAGACTGGCAGTTAAGTGGTAACTGTAACACACTGGGTAGCTGAACACCCTGGCAACAATACAACGTTTCTTATGTGTCTAGTGTGTCAGCTCTCAAAGCTATAAAGCTGTATACAGATGCTACATAGAACATAACACTACAAAACAACATACTTGAAATATGTAAGACAATGTTATGTTTTAAACACAATTCCTAGAAACACTCACTTAACAGGATACAACAACCGTTAAATAAACAATGAAGtgagagtcaggtgtggtgatcaTGCCTTTGTTCTCAGCGggcagacagatctttgagttcgaggccagccttgtctactgagtgagttccaggacagccaaagcaacacagagaaaccctgccttgaaaagacacacacacacacacacacacacacacacacacatacacacacatgaacgaGTTGATGAAACAAGCATGATATGAAAACAAGAGTAATATTTTTACTGGTAAGTGAAAACATATGACTTTGTTTTCAATAGGCATGgtttaaagatattttcaattttatacaATGCATTAAAGAATACAAtatcaagctgggcggtggtggcgcacgcctttaatcccagcattcgggaggcagtggcagggggaatctctgtgagtttgaggccagcctgggctacagagtgagttccaggaaaggcgcaaagatacacagagaaaccctgtcttgaaaaacaaaaacaaaaacaaaaaacaaaaaaaaatcaaataatgctttttataaaaataaatagagtACATCTAAGTACATTATTACATGTGAAGcaatctaaataaaaaataaaataaaacacagaaaatagaaCTGTAaactgtaaaataagaaaaaggaaaatttggGCTCATGAATTGCTGAAAGACTGTGGAAGAGGTGTTCACCAAAACCACTCTAGGAGTTTGCAGTTTTCAAATACCCACATATCCGCAAAAGGCACACACTTTAAAATCACTGACACTGACTATACGGCAGCAAACAAAACTGCGAGAATAAATTACAGGAGCAGCAAAATGCCCCCGCAGCTCAGCATGGCCACCTGTGGTCCATTCCGCAACCTACTTGAGAAAATCAACTCCCTTCaaatctttaaactttttattttccccCTCCAATCCTTGTCATGTCCCCTTCCCCAATTCCTCCCATGCCTCCCGTCTTAAAGTGATGACCTCTTTTTGATTATACTGCTCACGTACAGAAACTGGCATAAATATGTAACCATAATTGCTCACgtataaatatataactataagAACTCACAAAGAGCTCTATTTTGACTAATGACTTTGTAAATGAAATTTGCAAATCATATTTGTGGTGTTACTGCGTTACAAAGGCATTCCGCATAGATTTAGCAATGTGTGTGAGTTTTCTGAGCTGTAGAAAGCTATGTTATAATCTAGACCTTAACATGCAAAATGGTCTTTAGGACTGGGGAGACGACTCAGCATTAAAAATGcctgtcacacaagcatgaagactagGGCTTGGATCCCTTTGTAAATGCAAGGTGAACATGGTCACCAGCTTGTAAATTCAACCATGGAATAAGGTAGAAGAACTGTTAAGGAACATCcgaacacatgcaaacatacacacacttcaaGTACCACACAGACATTAAGTTAAAAGTAAAGAACTTCGGCAATCATCATAAATCCATGCAGTACTGCGTGAAGTGGTAGAGAAAGGCTGGGCATGATAAGCATCTAGCAGGAGATGTCCTTTAATGGTAAGTGTAATAACTATAAAATATTCTCCACTAAAACATAACTTCTCCGTGCACGTTGGAAAGCCATGCTTTTCGCTCATATTTTTGGATGACAATTGTGCATTCTGattcattcatttctacataCCTGCATGTGCGCCTACTTTTGCATGTCTCTTCACACTCCACGGCTCTTTTCTTTGTTCCAGAAATGTGACCAAGTATGGCTTAGAGAAAGCAAGACCTGTTTGAAAAAGGGAATTAGATGCTTGGCTATTTTCTCCTGGAAATTAGCATTTGAACTCCAGTATTATGCatcaaaagaaagagacaataaaagaTTGCAGGAAATGCTATCTTTAAACATTTCCTGAAAGACAGGGCACTAAGGAGTAATTTACCATCTGCAGATTCTGACCTTCATTACAAGGAAAAGTAtcaaggctggagggtggggcattttctttaacACATGGACTATGTGCCTCATGACACTGAGCTTCTAACATTGCTACTACAGTGAAGGACATATACTTccaaaaacaagttaaaaacacaggaaaaatacaataaaatgtttcTCAGTTCCAtcacattccattttttttctttaaagcagtCACATGAGCTGCACTGTTGGAGAGCACAAGCTTCCATGAGATATTCTACAAATGGAGGCAGTCACATGTTGACAGTGAAATAAGAATTCACAGTGGAAATGATTCTTACCCAGGAACACAAGGTtgctgtaattctccaacatcacatcccTGTACAAATTCCACTGAGCAAGCTCCAGGtattccctctcttctgcagaaaACTCAATGGCCACATCTCTAAATGAGAGCAGTTtctgaaattaaatgaaatcaacAGCACAATCAATAATATAAACACTGAAAGTCAATATGCTTGGaatcacaattttaaattttgctaaAGATGAAATCAGAGCTAAAATTTTTTCTGACATGGGTGTGTAGTATTAGATACTTTTAAATGAAATGGTATCTCATGAATTTATCCCTTTAAAGAGAAAGATATGATTCAAAACTtacatgaatataattttatactAAAATGTTAACTGTAATAGTCCACAAAAATATGTACTTAGTGTGGTCTGCTTGTATTAGACACCACACATTACATATATCCTCACAGGAGAGAGCCATGGTGAGTGTGCACACTCAGCAGAGCGCTCTAACCGCAGCGGAGTGGGTCCATACACTCCAGCACTGACCTCGGTAATGCGCTCAGGTGCAGAGACAGTGCCAGTTAGTTCCAACCACCCCACTTCATTTAATGCTCAGTCCTGCAAACGCATCAATTTCAACAACTTCTGCGTAACTATcttctctcttcaatttccccACAAAGTGAACTTGTCCTCTGGCAAGCAGGCCTTCggagaacctggagacagagatCAGCACCTAGCAACCTCATGATGCCAAAGGTTATGTGAGTCTACCCTCTGTTTTCCAGGTGTGCATCTGATTGTAAAGTCGACACACCTTGCACTACTGTTTGGGGCACAGGTTCACGTCCAGGTCTCACAGGACCTTAGTGACAGGAAGGGTCACTAAGATTGTCAGTCCTTTTAGGAATGTGGGGACTTGGTGGGTTAATATGTTAAAACTCCATAGGGTCTTCTCTTAGTCTCTTCACGAGGAAGTCATTCCACTGATGTAGAGATAAACTCCCGTCATGTATACCGGTCGTTAATTCCAGAACTAAAGaccatgcattctttttttttttttttttttttttttggtttttcgagacagggtttctctgtgtagctttgtgcctttcctggaactcacttggtagtccaggctggcctcgaactcacagagatccgcctggctctgcctcctgagtgctgggattaaaggcgtgcaccaccacctcccggcaagaCCATGCATCCTTAACTTGGTCAGGATTCCAAAGCCACTTAATATATGTCCCCTGGTAGATGGCACCTCGGATGTTGATAATGACAGAGGTGTTGTTTGTGGTAAATAGGCAAGGTTGTTTGTCAAgttctgtttactttttaaaatcttcaccTAAATGATTTTCTATGTGAAGTTAGCATTACTCTGAatgtataaatgaaattatacatttattCTACAAAGTTGTTAAATATCAATGAGCATTTGATTCATGCTGTTAACTCATTAACAGTATCTCAcctataaatataataataatatagtttaAACTATTTAGGTGCTTTACTTAGGTGCTTCTTGAATACTGAAATTAAAATGAGTTTATTTGTTGAGCCCAGATGCTTTCTTTATTGATTGTTAATTTGGGGTTAACTAGGTATATTTATTTGTCTACTCTCTATATAAGGCTGTATCCTGTTTTAAAGAACTGCCTCTTTGGGAGTTAGCACTTAAcaacatatttatacatacatacatacatatgagctTGGTAGATAAGCAGTGTTAAACTAAAGGGCTGATCTGTAGAGGCATTCTTCATGAGGCCTGACATCTACCTATACCTCACTATTATGTTACATAAATGAGTTCACTCTAAAAATTGGAAGAAGTTCATCCAGTTTCACATATTTAGCTTAATCTTTTATGCTAAATATATAATTAACTTTAACTAAATAAATTTATCTAATTCACTTATTGTGCAAGAGATAAAAGTCTTGTCCTTTGCTCCTTATTATTAAGTCTTTCATAATTATTTTGTGGTAATATTTCTATAGCATAATGAGAGCTGGTTATAGATTCTATACTTTAAAGTGTAAATAGATGTTTGGATTCATGTAAAAAGAACTGACGGAAGGTTGATGGGCTAGCAATTTGTTCAAATTGGTTACTAGTTTGAAATACTTAGGGTACAGGCTGGGTGCTTCAACTAGTCCACGCATAGTTTCTGTCATACTTATTTTGTAGCATGTTATCTCCTCTCAAATATGGTTATCAAAAGATGGGTCATAACTTACACAGAATATCAGAGGAGAGTGAAGCATGGTAGCTATTGTTTCATTGCCCGGTTTCATTAGATTCTATATTCTACTTTGTGAGGGTGGTTTccatgtgtagctctggctagccttgaaatcactaTATAGACCATATAGGACTTGAAatcacttgcctctgtctcccacatgctagaattacaggcatgtgctaccatgtccagcaATTCCATATTCAGAATTTACTATGAAATCatcatcttattttatatttcataaatttcTACATACACTCTTTCATAGAAAATGTAGCTCATTGCATCCCCATAATGGCTACACCTTGATCTAatatttttagtttgtatttGTGCCTTCTTTTAGACCTTATTAGGGCATGCTGACATTGGTAGTGTAGATGCTGAATTAACAAGGGGCTGCGGAGGTAACTGGTTACAAAACAGACTCTTCTGGAAACGTATAAAACATTGTCACCGTACTGgatgttttgtgtgtcaacttgacacaagttagaatcatcagaggaaggagcctcagctgaggaaatgcctccttgagatccagctgtgaggcatttactcatttagtgatcaatgaggcAGGGCCCAACCCATGGtggttggtgccatccctgggctagtggtcctgagttctataagaagatgggctgaacaagccatgggaaacaaaccagaaagcaggacccctccatggactctgcatcagttcctgcttccaggatcctgccctgctttgagttcctgtcctgacttccttcagggatgaacTGTAATGCTGCAATGTAAGCCTaataaacgctttcctccccagcttgctctttggtcatgatgattcattgcagcaatagaaatcctaaccaaGACAGCCATGCTTTCACATTTCTAAACAAAATTTATTGATATAGTGAGTAGTTCTGTTTGGTAATCATTTCTGTTTACAGGCGAATCTACTGGGATATCTGGCTTTTAGCTATTGATACTTCAtatcatttaaaatcatttttttttttttttggtttttttccagacagggtttctctgtgtagctttgcgccttttcctggaactcacttggtagtccaggctggcctcgaactcacagagatccgcctggctctgcctcccgagtgctgggattaaaggcgtgcaccaccaccgccccggcttaAAATCATTCTTGTgagcaggcagtggtgacacatgcctttagtcccagcacttggaaggcaggggcagatgaatctgagttcaaggcaagccagACTAGAagtctgagaagaggaagggtggggTCAGAGAGTCGCCAGCAAACCCAGAAAAGCAAGATGATAATGCTgcactgaggaaaggtaccaagctatgtgggtatacatagataagaattatggttaatttaagtgtaagagttagttagtaataagcctgagctatcggctgagcatttataattaatataagcctgtgtgtggtaatttggaaagcAGCTGtcgggtatttgggaacaggcagtcaGGACCAGAAATGTCCTTCTACAGAAATGTTagtgagaaaaatttaaatgacatgTCAAATACAGTCAATAGAACTTCTTGAAAACATGTGAAAGTGTGGAAAATCACTCCCTGTCAATTACATGGCTTTCTGTCATTTCACTGGTGATAACTCAGCTGATAAGAACTATAAAAAGCAGTTAGTGCATTCAtaaattatgcttttaaaaaactttgttgatacaggcccggcagcagccggcagagacatacaggcccaacaggggcccgcagaggtagagaggtagacaggcacggcagtggagacaagcagacgcaggtaggcccgcggcggcagccggcagaggtagactggcctagcagaggtagacgggcctagcagaggcaggcagacacagcACAGAGGCGGctgaaacacagttgcaataaagaccagaaacagagctattacccactgaagagttagtgaaaacaaactcttaatcaaaagcttggaacagggacgcctctaaccccaacacccaaggaagaagctatctccatgggacagaaccagaatgaatctcaacactccatctgaggacaacccagggcccagctgctgatgctgcgaaacccaacaacttggaggtgttggtgagactacgccgctcagctgaaatccacctGGGAGagaattcagatccctacagtttgaagtctgaagaaacaagatcagcctgaggagttgacgaatgaaacaaaatgtgacctgggaaacACAGAAGAAGTCGCTGCCCAGCCACCATAACAGACCCAGAATTAAGTAACTTCAATGAGATCACTGCTGCCCAATAGCACCAACCAGAATTCCTACGACTAAGCTTCTACTGAGAAGGAAGAGAATACCAAAAATACAGGCCAACAAGAAGATAGAAACACATTCCTGAAGAAATCAAAGCAATAGACTTAAGAAGATGATAAAGCCCTCAATCATTCGCTCCTAAtgaaaaacacaaaggaataaaaactgcctgaagcaacagaagaaaataacaggaaattaaaaaaattggaagaaaaatggAATATCAAAAGCACctataaaaatagacacatggcTGGGGAAGAAATGGGGCAACTGCTTTTAATCCCTAGCACAGGGAAGAACAGATGAAAACTGAAACATCTCCTAGCTCTAGAAAAAATCAACATCAATCTCTTCACTTCATCTCTGAGCTTTCTTCTGGAAATAGGATCTCGTGTGAAGTTTGagtgcagcctgggctacaagtgagctccggaaaggcgcaaagctacacagagaaaccctgtctcaaaaaaaaaccaaaaaaaaaaaaaaaaaaaaaaaaaaaaaaaagacacaggctaaaagaatggataagaaaacaggacccatcgatctgctgcatataagaaacacaccttttcttcaaagacagacactacctccgagtaaagggctgggaaaaggctttccaagcaaatggacctaagaaacaagctggtgtagctatcctaatacctaataaaatagacttcaaactaaaatcaatcaaaagagatcaggatggacattacatatttatcacgggaaaaatccaccaagatgaagtctcgattctaaacatttatgctccgaATACAAaaacacccacattcataaaagaaacactactaaagtttaaaatgcacatcaaaccccgcacattagtagtgggagatttttaacacaccactctcaccaaaagtcagatctaccagactgaaacttaacaaagaaataaaggacctaacagatgttatgactaaaatggacttaatagatatctacagaacattccatcctaacacaaaagaatataccttcttctcagcacctcatggaaccttctcaaaaattgaccacatgcttggccacaaaacaaatctcaaaagataaaaaaaaaaattggaataacctcctgtatcttatcagacctccatgccttaaagttagacctcaaaacaacaaaaattatagaaaacccacaaactcatggaaactgaacaatgcccacctaaaacatcaatgggtcaagggaaaaataagaaagaaattaaagatttcctag
The Peromyscus leucopus breed LL Stock chromosome 11, UCI_PerLeu_2.1, whole genome shotgun sequence DNA segment above includes these coding regions:
- the LOC114685548 gene encoding zinc finger protein 93-like isoform X1 — translated: MEKLLSFRDVAIEFSAEEREYLELAQWNLYRDVMLENYSNLVFLGLAFSKPYLVTFLEQRKEPWSVKRHAKVGAHAGSKSYKCKECGKTFDWKPLLIKHQSIHTGGKPYICKECDKGFNYSFNLKKHQRIHTGEKPYKCEVCGKAFLCSSYLRKHQRIHTGEKPYKCEDCGKAFTSGSGLVVHRRVHTGEKPYECEECGKAFTIRIALSKHQRIHTGEKPYKCDECGKTFNVLSTLSKHQRIHTGEKPYKCEECGMAFNVRCILSKHQRIHTGEKPYKCQECGKAFICSSSLHQHQRIHTGEKPYKCDECGQAFTLASYLRKHRRIHIGEKPYTCKECGKAFYCSFSLIYHQRVHIGENPYKCDECGKTFSIYSSYMNHQRIHSGEKPYKCNECEKSFNNRQNLTRHQKVHTGEKAYKCKECGKAFTCTTGLTQHEKIHTGEKPYTCEECGKAFNSSSNLKHHCRLHSGEQPSKCEQHGNTLENCSGFTRHNRRHTRNNPV
- the LOC114685548 gene encoding zinc finger protein 501-like isoform X3, which translates into the protein MLENYSNLVFLGLAFSKPYLVTFLEQRKEPWSVKRHAKVGAHAGSKSYKCKECGKTFDWKPLLIKHQSIHTGGKPYICKECDKGFNYSFNLKKHQRIHTGEKPYKCEVCGKAFLCSSYLRKHQRIHTGEKPYKCEDCGKAFTSGSGLVVHRRVHTGEKPYECEECGKAFTIRIALSKHQRIHTGEKPYKCDECGKTFNVLSTLSKHQRIHTGEKPYKCEECGMAFNVRCILSKHQRIHTGEKPYKCQECGKAFICSSSLHQHQRIHTGEKPYKCDECGQAFTLASYLRKHRRIHIGEKPYTCKECGKAFYCSFSLIYHQRVHIGENPYKCDECGKTFSIYSSYMNHQRIHSGEKPYKCNECEKSFNNRQNLTRHQKVHTGEKAYKCKECGKAFTCTTGLTQHEKIHTGEKPYTCEECGKAFNSSSNLKHHCRLHSGEQPSKCEQHGNTLENCSGFTRHNRRHTRNNPV
- the LOC114685548 gene encoding zinc finger protein 93-like isoform X2, whose amino-acid sequence is MQKLLSFRDVAIEFSAEEREYLELAQWNLYRDVMLENYSNLVFLGLAFSKPYLVTFLEQRKEPWSVKRHAKVGAHAGSKSYKCKECGKTFDWKPLLIKHQSIHTGGKPYICKECDKGFNYSFNLKKHQRIHTGEKPYKCEVCGKAFLCSSYLRKHQRIHTGEKPYKCEDCGKAFTSGSGLVVHRRVHTGEKPYECEECGKAFTIRIALSKHQRIHTGEKPYKCDECGKTFNVLSTLSKHQRIHTGEKPYKCEECGMAFNVRCILSKHQRIHTGEKPYKCQECGKAFICSSSLHQHQRIHTGEKPYKCDECGQAFTLASYLRKHRRIHIGEKPYTCKECGKAFYCSFSLIYHQRVHIGENPYKCDECGKTFSIYSSYMNHQRIHSGEKPYKCNECEKSFNNRQNLTRHQKVHTGEKAYKCKECGKAFTCTTGLTQHEKIHTGEKPYTCEECGKAFNSSSNLKHHCRLHSGEQPSKCEQHGNTLENCSGFTRHNRRHTRNNPV